One part of the Solanum dulcamara chromosome 8, daSolDulc1.2, whole genome shotgun sequence genome encodes these proteins:
- the LOC129901647 gene encoding GDP-mannose transporter GONST2-like, with the protein MSSVVKLESVICQNGEEPDYTSVNGKVAFAKRLNVVRKILEGFRRQGDWSAIKTSIGAVQRVASNRYSKSNRAVDTEEKRENGSGRNSGPLLSGTAYCLSSCCMIMLNKIVLSSYSFNAGVSLMFYQNLISTLIVCILGCSGAVTVEKLNWKLIKVWIPVNLIFISMLVSGMYSLKYINIAMVTILKNVTNILTAIGELYIFGKRQNQKVWTAMFVMIISAVSGGITDLSFDATGYAWQSINCILTASYSLTLRRVMDRAKQFTKSGSLNEVSMVLLNNGISIPFAIILIFLFDEWRYVINADVIKIPMFWAAATASGLLGLAISFTSMWFLKQTGPTTYSLVGSLNKIPISIAGLLVFKVPLSIPNLFSILFGLLAGVLFARAKMS; encoded by the exons ATGTCCTCTGTGGTTAAGTTGGAATCCGTTATATGTCAGAATGGCGAGGAGCCAGATTATACATCTGTAAATGGGAAGGTGGCATTTGCCAAAAGATTAAATGTAGTGCGCAAAATTCTTGAGGGATTTCGTAGGCAAGGAGATTGGTCGGCTATCAAGACATCAATAGGTGCAGTTCAAAGAGTAGCTAGCAACAG GTATTCCAAAAGTAATCGAGCTGTGGATACagaagaaaaaagggaaaatggATCTGGAAGAAATTCTGGCCCTCTTTTGTCTGGAACTGCATATTGCCTTTCTTCTTGTTGCATGATCATGCTGAACAAAATTGTCCTTTCAAGTTATTCATTCAATGCTGGGGTCTCATTGATGTTTTACCAG AATCTTATCAGTACTCTTATAGTCTGTATATTGGGTTGCTCTGGAGCAGTTACAGTGGAGAAGCTCAATTGGAAGCTAATTAAAGTTTGGATCCCCGTGAATTTGATCTTCATTAGCATGCTTGTTTCAGGCATGTATAG TTTGAAATACATAAATATTGCAATGGTGACTATTCTGAAGAATGTGACAAATATTTTAACAGCTATTGGAGAGTTGTATATTTTTGGGAAGCGGCAGAATCAGAAAGTGTGGACCGCCATGTTTGTTATG ATTATCTCTGCTGTATCTGGAGGTATAACAGACCTCTCATTTGATGCTACAGGGTATGCTTGGCAATCAATTAATTGCATTCTCACAGCAAGCTACTCA CTCACATTGCGACGTGTCATGGACAGAGCAAAGCAATTTACAAAATCTGGATCTCTTAATGAAGTTTCCATGGTGTTACTGAACAATGGGATATCTATACCTTTTGCTATCATCTTGATCTTCCTGTTCGATGAATGGCGTTACGTAATTAATGC GGATGTAATTAAGATTCCAATGTTTTGGGCTGCTGCAACAGCCAGTGGGCTGCTTGGGCTAGCCATTAGCTTCACATCAATGTGGTTTTTGAAACAAACTGGTCCAACCACCTATAG TCTTGTGGGATCCTTAAACAAGATTCCCATTTCTATTGCTGGCCTTTTGGTGTTCAAGGTTCCTCTCAGTATTCCAAATTTATTCAGCATACTCTTTG GTCTACTTGCTGGAGTACTTTTTGCCAGGGCTAAGATGTCTTGA